TTGTGATCATCGTTGTGCTTTTTGTATCATTCCGCATTTGCGCGGTGATATGAACTCTAGAACAATCGAGGATGTTGTTGCTGAAGCCAAGATCTTAGTTGAGCGAGGAGCGCAAGAAATAGTTTTGGTTTCTCAAGACTCGACAGCCTATGGTACTGATATCTACAAACGCAGAGCGCTTGCTGATTTGCTTGAAGCTGTTGCCACTGAGTCTGGAGCCAAGTGGATTCGAGTGATGTACGCCTATCCGACTGAGATGGACGAAGCCATGCTTGAAGTGATTGCAAAGCATGACAATATCATGAACTATATTGATATTCCCTTACAGCACGCTTCTCGTGAGGTTTTGCTCAGGATGAAACGCCCTCCTACTGTGCGCGATACAGTAGCTTTAATCAAGTCTAAATTACCAGGTGCTTGTATTCGTACTACTTTTATTGCTGGTTTTCCTGGCGAGACTGATGAGGATTTTGACGAGCTTTATAGTTTTATTGAAGACTCGCGTTTTGATAGAGTTGGTATTTTTACTTACTCCAAGGAGATGGGTACTCCTGCATATGACCTTGCTGATCAAGTAGCTGATGAAATTAAGCAAGAGCGTAGAGCTAAATTAATGCAATTGCAGCAGCAGATTAGTTTAGAAAAAAACCAAGAACTTCTTGGCAAAGAATTAACTGTTTTGCTTGAGGATATTGAGGAGCTTGAGGATGGTAGCTATAGGTTGATTAGTCGTAGTTACCGTGACGCGCCTGAAATCGACGGGCAAGTATATTGTGAGCTTGATGCTGATGCGATTTTGCCTGCACCAGGATCATTTGTTCAAGTCAAACTTGTTGATTGTGATGAGTATGATTTGTTTGGGGAGTTAGTTGCTTAACGTATTAAAGTCAAGCTCTTTGTAGGGTTTTGTTGGAATGAGAAGCCTTAACTAAGTTGCTTATATTCTTAGCACTAATAATTTTGGCTCCAAGCGCTTCTTTGTTTTGTAGTTTGCGAAAACTAGACTCCGGGATAATGATTTCTTTGTAACCTAGTTTGCTACATTCTCTGATACGAGCTTCTATATCGGTTACTGAGCGGATTTCACCAGATAGACCAAGCTCACCAAGGGCAACTATATCCCGGTCATTGCTCTGCCCCATAGCGCTATTGTAAATAGCAAGCGCGATGGCAAGATCAAGAGCAGGGTCTTTGATATTGATACCGCCAACTACGTTGAGATAGATATCGGTTTTGGCAAGACTAATACCGAGGGTTTTTTCTATGATGGCAAGTATTTGATGAAGCCGATTGATTTCAACGCCGTTGGCAATGCGCCTTGGGTTAGAGTAATCAGAACCAAGCGTGAGTGCTTGTATTTCAAGCAGGATAGTGCGCTTACCCTCACGAGCCGCAAAGAGCATGCCGCCTGATTTCTCTTCAAGAAAAATAGCAGAAGGGTTGGTGACATCAATTAAGCCATGAGCTTCCATCTGAAAGATAGCAATCTCATCAGTGGAACCAAAACGGTTTTTGATACTGCGCAGGAAACGGATATTGGAGTCTCTACTGTTTTCAAACTGAAGCACCGTGTCTACCATGTGTTCAAGCATCTTCGGTCCAGCGATATCACCTTCCTTGTTGATATGTCCAACGATAAAGATTGGTACATTGATACTTTTGGCTAGGCGCATCAGGTTGCCGGTACATTCACGAATTTGGCTTGGTGAGCCAGGTACAGAGTCTAGTTCTGCAAGGTAGACAGCTTGAATACTGTCTATGATAACGAGATTAGGCTCGAGATTTTCGATTTCATTGATGATTGAATTTAAATTATTTTCTGCATAGACCAAAATCTCCTTACAGTCGGGTTTGATGCCAAGTCTATTGGCTCTGAGCTTAAGTTGCCTACTAGATTCTTCAGCACTTACATAAAGCACTGTGAGATTTTGATCGGCGAAGTTCTTACTGACTTGAAGCAGTAGAGTCGATTTACCAATTCCAGGCTCTCCGCCCATGAGCG
This genomic interval from Cyanobacteriota bacterium contains the following:
- the rimO gene encoding 30S ribosomal protein S12 methylthiotransferase RimO, with translation MVTKTAKKLPVIGVSTLGCPKNLVDTENIIGILHAAGYQITADHDKADLSLVNTCTFIEDSTNESIEVLGALADAGHKLIITGCMAQRYKGDLFDELPEAQAVVGTGNVKDILDVVKQVTAKMNAGEDAKIVCVDEKPDSVANALTPRVHTQVSPSSYLKIAEGCDHRCAFCIIPHLRGDMNSRTIEDVVAEAKILVERGAQEIVLVSQDSTAYGTDIYKRRALADLLEAVATESGAKWIRVMYAYPTEMDEAMLEVIAKHDNIMNYIDIPLQHASREVLLRMKRPPTVRDTVALIKSKLPGACIRTTFIAGFPGETDEDFDELYSFIEDSRFDRVGIFTYSKEMGTPAYDLADQVADEIKQERRAKLMQLQQQISLEKNQELLGKELTVLLEDIEELEDGSYRLISRSYRDAPEIDGQVYCELDADAILPAPGSFVQVKLVDCDEYDLFGELVA
- the radA gene encoding DNA repair protein RadA, which gives rise to LMGGEPGIGKSTLLLQVSKNFADQNLTVLYVSAEESSRQLKLRANRLGIKPDCKEILVYAENNLNSIINEIENLEPNLVIIDSIQAVYLAELDSVPGSPSQIRECTGNLMRLAKSINVPIFIVGHINKEGDIAGPKMLEHMVDTVLQFENSRDSNIRFLRSIKNRFGSTDEIAIFQMEAHGLIDVTNPSAIFLEEKSGGMLFAAREGKRTILLEIQALTLGSDYSNPRRIANGVEINRLHQILAIIEKTLGISLAKTDIYLNVVGGINIKDPALDLAIALAIYNSAMGQSNDRDIVALGELGLSGEIRSVTDIEARIRECSKLGYKEIIIPESSFRKLQNKEALGAKIISAKNISNLVKASHSNKTLQRA